From the genome of Streptomyces sp. V1I1, one region includes:
- a CDS encoding cell division protein FtsQ/DivIB, which yields MAGPTTAERGAGKSPGGSAGSARPPRQGAPARRLRLPGRRALLIAAAAILLIASGIWVLYGSSWLRAERVTTSGTEVLTPDEVTSAAAVPIGAPLISVDTDAIEARLRHKLPRIDSVDVVRSWPRGIDLKVTERKPVLLIEKGAKFIEVDAKGVRFATVDEAPKAVPLLELTVDQSPSLRRFGADRLLAEAVRVRGELPGEVVADTRALTVHSYDYITVELSRDRTVVWGSSEDGEAKARALTALMKAAPKARYFDVSAPTAPASSRS from the coding sequence GTGGCCGGACCGACCACCGCCGAACGCGGGGCAGGCAAGTCCCCCGGCGGGAGCGCGGGGTCGGCCCGCCCGCCCCGCCAGGGCGCCCCGGCCCGTCGGCTGCGCCTCCCCGGCCGCCGAGCGCTGCTGATCGCCGCTGCCGCGATCCTGCTCATCGCGAGCGGAATCTGGGTGCTTTACGGCTCCTCGTGGCTGCGCGCGGAGCGCGTCACGACATCGGGCACCGAGGTTCTGACACCGGACGAAGTGACGTCCGCGGCCGCTGTCCCGATCGGTGCGCCGCTGATTTCCGTCGATACGGACGCCATTGAGGCCCGTCTCAGGCATAAGCTGCCCCGTATCGACTCGGTGGATGTCGTTCGGTCATGGCCGCGCGGGATCGATCTCAAAGTGACCGAGCGAAAGCCCGTGCTGCTTATCGAAAAGGGCGCAAAGTTCATCGAAGTGGACGCGAAGGGCGTCCGGTTCGCCACGGTGGACGAGGCTCCCAAGGCTGTTCCGCTGCTCGAATTGACAGTGGATCAGTCCCCGAGTCTGCGCCGTTTCGGCGCGGACCGACTCCTTGCCGAGGCGGTACGCGTCCGGGGCGAACTCCCCGGAGAAGTCGTCGCGGACACAAGAGCCCTCACGGTCCACTCATACGACTACATCACCGTGGAGTTGAGCCGGGACCGGACGGTTGTCTGGGGCAGCTCGGAGGACGGCGAGGCGAAGGCGCGCGCTCTCACCGCACTGATGAAAGCCGCGCCGAAGGCCCGGTACTTCGATGTAAGTGCGCCCACCGCCCCTGCCTCGTCAAGGAGTTGA